From Nostoc punctiforme PCC 73102:
TCATCTGCCTTTACCATGTCTGGCACAGTCCACTCAACAAAGTATCTGCTTTCATCAATCAAAGCCAGTATTACATCCGCTGATGAGCCTTGAGTCCACAAAGATTGAATTTGTGACAAGTGTGTAGCTAGACGACGTAAACGTGTAGTCACATCATCTTGCATAAAAATTTGTTGCTTTGGTGTCACTTCGATCATAAATTTACTAGGAACTCGTTAATCAGTTGAGCTACCCTTTCTCTAATATTAGGGTCTAAAAGTTCCATTGAGCGATTTTGCCGGGGACGAAGATTAACCATTGACTCATAAATGATTTTTCCAGTTATTGGCATAAAACTGGCAGCCCAAATATCTTGTTGTCTACTGCCGTCATCTAGCAATTTTTCTTCACAATCAACGTGTAGACCACCACCACCAACCAGCACCCGACGCTCGATATCGACTGCTGTTTTGATGTAGAACTTGTGAGAACGCAGCATAAGTTCAAGTTGCTCCGGGGTAGCACGTTCGCGTAACAGCAAAATCATTTAAATCATAACCTCTATCAGGGAAAGGCATTCTAATTATGGAACGGAATCAAGCACAAGTAATTACTGT
This genomic window contains:
- a CDS encoding DUF5674 family protein, which codes for MILLLRERATPEQLELMLRSHKFYIKTAVDIERRVLVGGGGLHVDCEEKLLDDGSRQQDIWAASFMPITGKIIYESMVNLRPRQNRSMELLDPNIRERVAQLINEFLVNL